DNA from Equus asinus isolate D_3611 breed Donkey chromosome 22, EquAss-T2T_v2, whole genome shotgun sequence:
TCACCTACACCAGACGCTCCAAATGGTCAAGTGACTTGTCCAATGGTCCACACATCCAGGaaactgtggatttttttttttatttttgcctacaTCTTACATACCAGACAGTTCTCTGAATCAAcgttctgtcttctttctgtccACCATAATGCTGTCCAGACTTTCGCATCGGTTCATAAGGAGGCAGCTCTGGTGAGAgtgactggagagagagagagagagctccccATTTTGTATGGACGCGATACCCCTGTTGATTTACACCCTCTTTATTTCCCTGAGATCTGATTGCCACTGCAGCTACGAAGACTTTTCTCAGTGAAAGCTAAGAAATCTACAACTTCAGAGAAGTGAACTGAGCTTTTCACGGCCGTAAAACCACTGGGAATCTGATGTTCATTTGGTCCTTAAAGCAAGCATCTGCTGTCTGCAGGCCAACAAGCAAAGTCATAATAGCCAGGTCCTCATCATCATCGCCACCATTATCACTAAAATTGGCCCTCACTGAGTGCTTACTACTTGCTAAGCGATGTTCATTCATCCTCTCATTCAGTCCTTGCCATAATTCCTACGAGGAAGGCATTGTTATCCCcattattgagagaaataaaaCCGAGGTGCAGAGAAGTCCTTAACTGACACATTGTCACAGAGCTGGTAAATGATGGTGGTAAGATCCAAGCCCAGGCGTATATGAGTCCAATGCTTCTGATCACTATGCTGTCCCATTGTACTTCTCCACGAGTACAGGCCACATGTGGGCAAATGAACTTCTTAGATTAAGCAGTGTTTTGGGGAGTGGCCTGAAGGAGAGGGGAAATGGATAGCCAGCTCTCCAGTAGCACTCTTGGTTCTTGAACTCCCCAGGCCAAAGTCTGTCTTCTGGCTGTGGCAGCTGCCGGTACTGCCTGACCCACATCCCTCTCTTCATAGGCTGTTCCACATGGGCAGACTTCAGCATGCAATACTGTCCCCTCCTCTCAGTGTCAGACTCTCTCTTCCAACCTGCTTGCTCAGTGGCCTTTCCACCAGAGCGTTCTCCCATGAGTACCCCAAACTCTCCATTTCTCCTTGACACCTGCACCCTCTGGGAAAGAGCTTCTGCTcattaaatgttaaatgtttaagCTCAGATGTTGCCTGACCAGCCTCCCAACATGTCCCATCGTCCCAACTTCCCCATACGCCATGGGGCTCTAGGGCCTTCTGTCCTGCCCACAAAGCACTTGTCCAGGGTGGACAGCACCATGAACAAAGGAGATTGAGACTCGTGGAGAATTTCAAATGCAGTTTATTGCAGCAACACGAGGAAAAGGGGAGTTAAGACCTCTTCACAAGAGACAATCAACTTGCTTACACCTTCTATACAAAACCAAAGCAGCACAGAGCTTGCTGCAAGACACGGGACCCCAAGGAGCTGTCCAGAGCGTGTCTCCACGCAGCAAGAAGCTGTGGGTCTCACCAGCCCGGCTCTGGCTGACTGAAGGAGATGCTTTGAAATGGAATGTGTGTCGTGGGATGGCTGAGCTGTCTCGCAGGCAAAGCACAAGGCAGGGTCATAGCCGGGGACTGGGATTGCCTCTGATCTGAAACCTTCTttgggaagcagaggagaaaggagagagcggGGGAGCTGGGAGGAACCAGTGGAACTGACCATAGCTCAGCTCTCCACTAAGGCTGGGGCAGTTGACCTCGACCTCGCCAAGCATGAAGGTAGTGATGGGAGGGAGAGCTAACAGGACAGACAGCACCTCTTTATCTGCTCCCTCGGGAGTAGCTGCTGGAAACAAATTTCACGCTGGAACTGCCGCCAGAGGACTTGCTGCCCCCAGAGCTGACTCCCCGGCCTCCGGACGAGCTGAAGCTGCCTCCAGAGCCGCCGCCACCAGAAATCCTGACACCATAGCTGCCTCCACCGCCTCCAGAGCCGCCTCTGTGGCCCCTACTGCTGCCTCCGGAGCCGAAGCCACCACCACCGCCGCCTCCAGAGCTGTAACTGCCCCCTCCGGACATGTAGCTCCCTCCGCCGCCAGAGCTGAAACCGCCGCCTCCTCGGACTCCTCCTCCACTGATGCTCGTGTGGCTGGTGCTCACAGCTGCAAGGGAACACTCAGTGATCTGCACTGAGCTCCCCGCCCACCCAGCACACCCGCACAGGCCCCTGAGATCCGATAGTACTTACACACGCTCACATTCGGGGCGCACTCTCCAGACATCCTGTAAGAGAAAGGAATGCAGAGCTCTCCTGACTCTCCAgcttctcaaattactccccaGGCCCTCTCACAACTGTCGAGGGTTGTCCCCATCTGGGGCTCCACTAATCCACTTCCTCTGAATCCTAATCCTGTCTCCTACGGTGTCCCGACCTCTGTCATTGTTCTCACAGTGACTACAAACAGGGAATCTCCATATAAACGAGACAAGACTCTTGCTGCTAATGCAGGCCAAACTTAAAGACCTTGACATGGGCTGGATGACATCTGAGCCAGCCCAGATGAAGAAGAAATCACTCCATCTCAAAGAGCTTCACACAGACGCTACAgtcctcagaaaacaaaagtgGGGACCCCGGCTCCCACTGTGAAACCAAGTCTTTCCTCCCGCGCCATGGACCTTCCCCTCCCGATCCTCAGGACCAGCCACAGGCACATGGCTGCTTCCTCAAGACCAGTCAGCTCACAAGGGAGGATGCCCTGAAGAAGTGGCCAAACTGCCTGAGGTCCCTTCcgcacctgccctcctctccttccaggagGGTCCTGTAGGTGGCAATCTCCACATCCAGGGACAGCTTGGTGCTCATCAGCTCCTGGTAGTCACGCAGCAGCCGGGCCAGGTCCTCCTTAGCCCTCTGCAGGGCATCCTCCAGCTCGTTCAGCTTGTTCTGGGCGTCTTTGAGGGCGTTCTCCCCACGCTGCTCAGCTTCGCTGATGGACTGCTGCAGCGCAGCGATCTGAGAGGAGAGGCGCCAGCACATTACACGCTCAGTGACCCAACTTCACCTTGGCCTTCTCACCTCAATTGTGTTGACTTCCTTAGAAACCCCTAAAGGTGATGCAGCAGCCTCTCTTGGCCCTAGTTGAGGCTCCTCCACCCCTTACAGACTTGACACTTTTCTAAACGCCTGCCCTGAAACCTCCTGGCTGCCTGTCCTCTCACTCTCCGCCTCCAAAGTCTCCCTTTGGGTCATGGGCTGGACCACTCATGCCCATCACATCTATTTCTCTACTAGATCATTTTCTCCCAGGCTTCCCTAAAGAGAACCCAGCCTAAGGACCGAATTCTGGGAATCACCATAGTCACCAAAGGAATTAGGCACAACAATACAATCTTGGGATGGATCTCAAGATGCAAAACTGAGAAAGTGCCCTGCAATTACCTGAGGATGCCCCACCCCCATTCCATAGAGCTGAACAACAGGAGGAGGAAGCAAGTACCTGCTTCTTGACGCTGTCAATTTCAGATCTAAGTCTCTGGATCACCCGATTCAGCTCAGAAATCTCCATCTTTGTACTTTTCAAACTGTCCCCATGGCTGCCAGCAGTGATCTGGAGCTCTTCATACTAAAGATCAAGTCAATTAGATGTGACAGAGCGCACCAcggctcacacacacaaataggaGAAGACACAGGATAGAAAGACAAGACACTTCGGGAAAGCTGGCCAGGCATTCAGCCCATCACCTTGCTCTGGTACAGGGCCTCAGCCTCCGCCTTGCTCTTCTGGGCGATCTCCTCGTACTGGGCGCGGACCTCGGCGATGATGCTGTTCAGGTCCAGGTGCCGACTGTTGTCCATGGACAGGACCACGGATGTGTCGCTGATACTCTGTTGCATCTGGGACAGCTCCTGCAACACATGGGAGGGCTGGCCATGGCGCCCCTGCCCACAGCCAAAGGCAGCGAGGAGGCATTCCCCTCCCCGGGGTCAGGGAGATGCACAGACTCTCAGACAGAGCATCATAATCCCACTGGGTGAGATTTCAAGCAGCATAATCACCATTCCTAGGCCTCCACCAAGGTTGGCCTGAGAAATACAGGAGAGAGAAGTCTATTTCTGAGCCTCCTAGTTAACAGCCTTCCCCATTTATGCAGTTTTGGTAAGCACTCCCCAGGAAGAAGTCTTAAATTTTACTTCCTGTTTCAGAGGCCAAGTGCATGCACCTGGGCGGGGAGGGTGAGGTATATTACATTCTGACCCGGAAGTATATTGGACATAGGGACAGGAGCAGGAAGGGTCTCTTCCCAAGAGGAGCTGGACATTTGGGGGACAGAGTGAGGGAAAGTGGTCTTGGTGTTTCATGAGCATCAGGGGAGAAGTTCCTCTCTTCCAAGGCCCCTGGGGGTCTGAAAGGATGACACGTTGGAGCCAGACAGCCTTAAACCCCACTCCTACCTCTTTTTCACCAATCGGGAAGGACCTGCCTTTGATGGGAAGGGTGGGAGGCAAGGGTCCGACCTGGAGCAGCCTCCTTACCGCATCATAGAGGATTCGCAGGAACTCAAGCTCCTGGGTCAGCACGTCCACCTTGGCCTGCAGATCCACCTTGATCTTGTAGGCATTGTCCACGTCCTGCGGGAAAGGTCAGGGGCCTCTGGTGAAACTCAGCCCCAAGGCCGCCTTGCCCATTCCGTGTCCGGGCCCTGCCCTCTCTCTGCCCATCTCCTCGTCCCAGTCCCTGTTCGCTGCTCTCCAACAGCCCAGGTGTCTCAGGTGACCCACATGCCCTCAGGACCACATTTGGCATAGAGTCCACAATGCACCTCTGCTTGGGGCTCCAGGCCCATGTTCACTGCTCACTGCCCTAAGACCTGTGATGGGACCAAGCTTTGTCAACAATCTCTCCCTCCTGCTTGAGACACTGTGTGTTGCCAGGATGGGGCACAATGGCCTCTGGGGGTTTAACAGTCCTCCACTCTCCCACCCTGCCTGTCCGCCCCAACTCTCCTGAATTTCTCTGGGTTTTACACCAAAGCTTCTGCAGGATTCGGGCTGAAAACTCACTTTTGCCTTCTAGCTCAAACCTTTGTCAGCACGACTGACGGGCTCTTTAAGCAGGCATTCCAAGGAAAGTCCCAGTCCTTCCCCAGCTCTTTTGAAGAAGAATAAGGTGCTTTCTGTGTTGCATCTTTCAGCATCCAATACAGACTTTAAGTAAGTTATTGGTGTGAAACGTTCCAGCAAATTCACAAAACATCCCCAGAAGCTTGAGCTACAGAGATGCCATTGTTTCCCTGAGAACCAGCCGTGGCCGCGCCTCGCCGCTTTCCTGGACACTGCGGTTCACCCTCAGAGCTGTTCTCCACCCATGGGTCCAGACACAACGGGCTTCTGAAgccccctcactcccaccccagccctcaccTTCTCTTGCTCACCTTTTTAAGCGTCACAAAATCATTCTCAGCAGCCGTGCGCCTGTGGATTTCATCCTCATACCTGTTGGGACCCAGAGGACAAAGCATTTAGGTTAGTCCCAGTTTGCTTATTTCTGCCTTCTACTTTCCCAACTGGGTTCACCTGAAATACCCCATTCACCTGTGCAAATTGGAACTATGATATTCCAAATGAGGATGCTTTTCTGTAAATTAACTCTCAAACAGGCAACACACACGATCTCTGAAGCCCTAAATGTCTTTCCCACAAAGAACGGACGGAGACACAGATTCTATGAGCACAAAGGCACTTGGAAGATGAGGGCCTTTCCAGGGAAAGGTCTGGTAGCTCAGATCCATATGTAGCCCGCTCAGCAATTGCTCTGCCACCTACTTCTTCTTAAAATCCTCCACGAGATCCTGCATGCTGTTCAGCTCTGAGTCCTGGGACGTTCTTTCTGCAGAGAGCGTGTCCACCTGTCTCTTCAGCTGGGCGATGAACGCCTGGAAGATGGGCTCCAGGTTGGAGGTGCGGGTGCCCACATGGATCTGCTGCAGCAGCTCCCACTTGGTCTGCAGCACCTGGTTCTGCTGCTCCAGGAACCGCACCTGCCGTGACAGAGGGGACGCACATGAGTGCTGGGCCGCCCTTCCCACCAGCTGGCCACACTCGCAGAGCCTGCTCTGGTCCCGCTCCTGGAGGTGGAGAAGTCTGCCCAGCTTCGTCCTCACCAGGGGGATGCCGGCTCATGCCGGGCAGAGCTTCGGAGCTTCCTGCCTCCACATGTGGGAGCTTCTCCAGACTCCTGTGTGACAGCTGGCACTCTCCATGGAGAGAACCCTTTTTCCTACTTCACCGCCCACTTTTCCATTTGCAGCTGCTCCCTGGACTCCAGGCCATTTCCCTCCCTCATTTGAGTTGAATTCCCAGCAAACCTCCCAGGAATTTTGGGGAAAACCAAACACAGCCATCCTTTGGCTCTGCTCCTAAAAGCACCAAGTGTGAgggccctggagggcagggcgCCTCAGTCTGCTTCATAAGAGCCTCGTGAGTTCCTTAGACAGGCTCCTCACActtgaaataggagaaaatcctCTAACACCCCAGAGCGACACCAACAGGGACTATATGGGTCACAAAACTGAGAATGCTTCTCTTGAAGGGAGGGACTTCATCCGTCCCCAAGAGCATATTTCAGACTCAGCTTCTCCGAATTTCGTAGAGTAATGACTCCCAGGGAAGGAAGGACTATCTCGGAAGATTTCTTCCCAACCCCTTCCAAGACCCGCCATCACGCGGCCTGGACCTGGCACTCCATCCCTTGTCTCTGTCAGTGTTTCTAAGACTTTCAGAATTTTGGATAAATGTTATTGATTACCCTGAAACAATAAAGCCAAAGGCACAAATAATTACTAACTGCAGACTGTCGGGCAAGAGGCAGCCCACAAAGCAAGCACCTGTCCTGTTTGGATATTGCCCATAGTTCAGGCTACTGGGAACACACCGACTCGTAAAAGAAACGAATCCCTGTTGTTTGCCTTGCAGTTAGCGCTGGAAGTAGGGCACCGTGAGCATCCGACGGAGCCCGCTTCTCGTGACTCACCTTGTCAATGAAGGAGGCAAACTTGTTGTTGAGAGTTTTGATCTGCTCCCGCTCCTGGGCCTTCACGTTCTGGATCTCTGGGTCCACGCCCACATTGAGAGGCTGCAGGAGGCTCTGGTTGATGGACACTTCGTGGATGCCACCACCAGGGAATCCGCCAGGCCCGAAGCCACCGGGACCCCCAAAACCGCCAAAGCCGCCGCCACCTCCAAAGCGGCCTCCACCAAAGCCGCCGCCTCCAAAACCGCCACCTCCAAAGCCGATGCCACCTCCGAAGCCACTGCCACCTCCAAAGCCACCTCCTCTGCCACCAAATCCACCACCAGAGCCAAAGCTTCCGCCTCCTCCAGCCACACTAATGGAGATGCTCCTGCTTCCGCCAAGGCCAACAAGACTCCGGCTGCCAAAGCCGCCTCCACCGACGCCCCTTCCGCCACCGCCATGGCGGCTCAAGCAGGAGAAGCTGCTGGTGGATCTCCGACTCCCACCAGAGCCCACAGCCGAGCTGCTGCTGAAGCCCCGGaatcctccacctcctcctcctcctcttcctcgaGATCTGCTTGAGATCCGACAGCTCATGATGCCTTTGCCCAGCGAGGAACGTGGAAGGTTCGTGAGGAGAGTCAAGGCTGTTGGGAGACTGTCAGGGTCCCCTTTTATACTCACCTGCTAGGTGTTGGTGCGCATGGGTGTGGGCCCACTTAGGCATGGGTTCGGTCTACCTCGAAGCTACTCCTGGTGAGTGATTACCAAGCTAACAATCATTGAAAAAGTCGACTAATCAGCTTTATCCCAGAACTTGCTTAGATTGCAAACTCCTCCTGCTTATCCTGGCATCTGAAATGCAATTGGATTTTTGTAAAATCATCAAAAGAGATCGGGATGCGGGTTTCTCAATCTGAAAAGGGACCTTCTGCAGGATGCTGCTCCCCGCTCTGGACCAGCCCAGGGGAGGCCAGCTGCCACTTGGGCCTGTGCAGGCACGCCAGCCCAGATCAGCTGATGAAAGAGATGACAGGTTTAGAGACTGGTCGGCATTTGTTCAAGGAGTCAAATGTGAGTCAAGATTCTTGATTCTGGAAAGGACTTCATGGCTGACTTCCACTGTggtcctctgtttcttcatctataaaatggggacatttATCCTGTCCCACAGGATATTGGCCTGTTGCACTAATGGGTTTTAAGCTTTGCTGTCTCTGAGAACAGAACAGGGATCCTGTAGGATAATATCCTTCTTTCAGCAGGCTGCTGGCAAGCCCCGGTCCCTCAATGCTTTTCCTCAAAGGTTTTCAAAAGCACATCCCTTGGCCACAGCTGAAAAGCAAGCCCCAGTGTCGATCAGACAGGGCCTGATTGACTAGCCAGTTGGACAAAGATGTGAACGTTGACACCAGGCTCTGCTGGTAGGAactcatttcccctcccccacagtctcCTAGCTGGGTGTCCCCCTCTCTTCCGGCCTCATGCCAGCCCTCCTTGTGGTACAGTGAGCCGTGGCCCTGGTCTTCTACACAGCACAGCCAGGGTCATGTTTATCTTTACCCCAAACCTCACTCCCCTAGGCACAGGGCAGTCACTCAGGGAATAAGCCCAAGATCCAAAAAGCATTGCCAGGGTTTGGTGTTTGGAATGGCAGGTTTCCTCTGACATGAAAGGTGATGTTAGCAATGCTGAGTCTTCACAGCCTTCCATCCGCCTGTTTCCTGAAGATCCCACCTGGACATCCTCTCAGGTCTCTGTCCCACCCACCATCAGCACTTCCCTCCACAGGCCAGCCAGGTTAGTCTCTTTGTCCCCAAAACTGAAAGCATCGGCTGAACTGAGCTACTGGCCAAGCCCTGAGCCCTCTGGTGCACACTGCCCTGGAATGCAAACCACGTGTTtacatttcaaaacaaaacaaaaccaccaacAAACTCCTGTTCCGGGCCCTGCTGCTGAGTTCAGGCGGCTCCACGGGCCAACACTCAGACAGAGTCTAATAAGCTTGAGAAAGTAGATCAAAAAACAGAGAGGTGGGCAACAGCAGCCTGGAGACAGCAGCAACCTGGCCAGGGCATGATGCCCGCACCGCGCACCACCTGCGAAGCCTGTGCATCCCATAGGGCAGGTCTCTGCTGCTCCAAGAGCTCCAGCTCAGCGGCTCCGAGGGAGGGTGGGACAGGAGCCTCGCAGGCTCCCAGCAGCAGGCCCTTGCTCAATAGCTCCTCTGAGGCTTCCCTCTGTAAGCCATTGTTCGAAAACTGCTCACTCAGGCTGCAGTGCCAGCCCCTGGCCCAGCTCTCCCTCAACCCCGGAcctcctctcctttcttaccCAACAGGGCCTTGGTAGCTTTTTTCTCAGTCAATCCCTTTTCTTACCATGAACTCCATGGCTGTTGATTTTAAGATGCCCCAGTGACCTTCTCAGTGTTACTTGCGAAGCCAGGCTGGCGGGCAGCCAAGCCACCCACAGCATGAATTGCCCAGTGCCCCACGGTGCAGAACTCCATTGCGAATGCAGAGACTCCCTGGACACACACGCCAGCTGTGTCAGGATAGCAGGGTCTGCCCACTGCTTGGAAACCATGGAGACCCCaggaacagaggaggaaagagggcagGGACGCTGCCCAGGACGCAGCACGGGCTCATACCATGATGGAGAAACTAAGGAAGCAATCCAGCAATCAACCAAGGAAGCCTCCAGcatagagcctggcacacagtaggtgcccacaAATGTTACTTCCTTCCCCACCACTGTGGCCAAATGCCCACACTTAGTTCTAATTTTCTAACTGGGCCCTGGCAGACCAGACCCAGACGTTGGGAAGTCACGGATCCCAGCTTTGTTCTCCACGGATCCATCCACAGCTCAATGAGCTCAGTCCTTCCCATCATGGCTACAACGTACCTACAACTCACTGGGGCGTGCACCTGGCTTGCTGATGTGCTGTCCAGCTAATGGTATTGCTCTGACATGTGCACCTGTGTGTTCTCACCTGCAACATGTCTTCATTCGCACAGAGAGAGCCGAAAAAGGGTCTTCCATGAAAGGTTCTTGCCAttcccagccccaacccccatTCCAGCCAAACTATTTCTCCAGGCCAAGTTCTACTCCCACGCTGGCTTGAAAATCCTCACTCTCGCCCTTTACCCAATAGCCACCTCAACATGGAAGGACAAGACGGCCCCCAACATTCCATTCTACCCCGTTAGCGACTTCAGAAAAATGGGGTTATTGTAGTCAGACCACTCACGCCTTCCTCGAAGTTCAGAGACTCCTGCCAGTGTCCCCGGATTGGATGCTGccctcttcctccccagcccATCCTGTGGGGAACCTTCCGGCTAGTACTGCATTGCACTGCGGCCCTTCACAGCCACTGCTCACCTCCAGTGCCTCTACGCAGACACCTGCCATTCCTTCTGCCGAGCTCCCACGGAGATCCAGCAGATGCTTCCCGTCCACGCGtctcccccaccctcagccccacctCACCCTCCCCATCACTTAAAGCTGCTCCCCTCCCACGGGacctcttctgtttctttcaaggCTTCCTGTGTTGAGTTGGCTAGTTACAATGTTAGGAGGATGCCGGTGGAGAAACTCCAGCcccttaaataaaaatgagaaagagaggaaagcatGAAAACAAATAGAATTGTAAAACACTGAATAAATAGACTCTTATTTCAAGAAACTCCTGCTTCTCAGTCTATCGGCAAAGCTCTTCAAGATGCCTCAGAGCCGAGTGCCCTCGGACATCACGTTTTGGAATGAATGGCCACAGAGCTTGATGATGGACGACCTGCTCTCTCCAGGGAAttttatcacaaaaaaaaaaaggaaagaactctcTGGACTGCTTT
Protein-coding regions in this window:
- the LOC123279771 gene encoding keratin, type II cytoskeletal 2 epidermal-like, coding for MSCRISSRSRGRGGGGGGGFRGFSSSSAVGSGGSRRSTSSFSCLSRHGGGGRGVGGGGFGSRSLVGLGGSRSISISVAGGGGSFGSGGGFGGRGGGFGGGSGFGGGIGFGGGGFGGGGFGGGRFGGGGGFGGFGGPGGFGPGGFPGGGIHEVSINQSLLQPLNVGVDPEIQNVKAQEREQIKTLNNKFASFIDKVRFLEQQNQVLQTKWELLQQIHVGTRTSNLEPIFQAFIAQLKRQVDTLSAERTSQDSELNSMQDLVEDFKKKYEDEIHRRTAAENDFVTLKKDVDNAYKIKVDLQAKVDVLTQELEFLRILYDAELSQMQQSISDTSVVLSMDNSRHLDLNSIIAEVRAQYEEIAQKSKAEAEALYQSKYEELQITAGSHGDSLKSTKMEISELNRVIQRLRSEIDSVKKQIAALQQSISEAEQRGENALKDAQNKLNELEDALQRAKEDLARLLRDYQELMSTKLSLDVEIATYRTLLEGEEGRMSGECAPNVSVSVSTSHTSISGGGVRGGGGFSSGGGGSYMSGGGSYSSGGGGGGGFGSGGSSRGHRGGSGGGGGSYGVRISGGGGSGGSFSSSGGRGVSSGGSKSSGGSSSVKFVSSSYSRGSR